In the Takifugu flavidus isolate HTHZ2018 chromosome 11, ASM371156v2, whole genome shotgun sequence genome, one interval contains:
- the LOC130533851 gene encoding DELTA-sagatoxin-Srs1a-like produces MPHRHCFIEIDNKSNCYTLANPRVFVESGQCEDPLPPMVAPCSPAITMFNKTTGAATGAVGVFTYDLFNADLNDYNHVLAVMFSVPFDRMLYSNWFAVGIFERGNNCDFSLYNMMYNGGETTFVRAKATGSSISYEGDYVIVRASMSDSAEAILKVEVSDTGLI; encoded by the exons ATGCCTCATCGCCACTGCTTCATCGAGATCGACAACAAGTCCAACTGTTACACTCTTGCCAATCCACG GGTATTCGTGGAGAGTGGCCAATGTGAGGACCCCCTGCCACCCATGGTGGCCCCCTGCTCCCCAGCAATCACCATGTTCAACAAGACCACTGGAGCGGCCACTGGCGCCGTTGGCGTCTTCACCTACGACCTTTTCAACGCTGATCTAAATGACTACAACCACGTTCTGGCCGTCATGTTCTCTGTGCCATTTGACAGAATGCTCTACTCTAACTGGTTTGCTGTGGGGATCTTTGAGAGGGGGAACAACTGTGACTTCAGTCTTTATAACATGATGTATAATGGTGGTGAAACTACTTTTGTGAGAGCAAAGGCTACTGGTTCCAGCATTTCTTATGAGGGCGATTACGTTATTGTCCGGGCCTCCATGTCAGACTCAGCTGAAGCGATACTGAAGGTGGAGGTCAGTGACACGGGCCTGATTTAA